Proteins found in one Campylobacter concisus genomic segment:
- the icmH gene encoding type IVB secretion system protein IcmH/DotU gives MNENQNETSVLSQTNLLGLGTNLALDHVLPLLLLVNRVSKLQNFSQSEMANLREKLINDILSTTSKISNLGIYEEDDIIRLRYCLCVFIDESLLKNEIFMNSFWANNTLTTRFFNENLGGNKFFGIMDKWFENVGKNKDFLEFIYACLVLGYKGKYETQEDCNEKISYLCENIAAAVSPLIKADENVFEKSYLKQTKKSFLEVFSLKRLKFYFILLAIAMIAAAFLYSTYSMDQNNIRNDSILNNKIENFMDNK, from the coding sequence ATGAACGAAAATCAAAATGAAACCTCAGTTTTAAGTCAAACAAATCTTTTGGGTCTTGGTACAAATCTTGCACTAGATCATGTGTTGCCATTGCTTCTTTTGGTAAATAGGGTTTCAAAATTACAAAATTTTTCACAAAGTGAAATGGCAAATTTACGTGAAAAATTGATAAACGATATCTTAAGCACTACTTCAAAGATATCAAATCTAGGCATTTACGAGGAAGACGATATTATTAGGCTTAGATATTGTCTTTGTGTTTTTATAGATGAGAGCTTGCTAAAAAATGAAATTTTTATGAACAGCTTTTGGGCCAATAATACCCTGACAACAAGATTTTTTAATGAAAATCTAGGTGGAAATAAATTCTTTGGCATTATGGATAAGTGGTTTGAAAATGTTGGTAAAAATAAAGATTTCTTAGAATTTATATATGCTTGTTTGGTGCTTGGCTATAAAGGAAAATATGAAACACAAGAAGATTGCAATGAAAAAATTTCTTATCTTTGTGAAAATATAGCTGCAGCCGTTTCTCCGCTCATAAAGGCCGATGAAAATGTATTTGAAAAGAGTTACTTAAAACAGACAAAGAAAAGTTTTCTTGAGGTATTTTCGTTAAAGCGTTTAAAATTTTATTTCATTTTGCTAGCTATTGCCATGATTGCAGCTGCATTTTTATATAGTACATATTCTATGGATCAAAACAATATCAGAAACGATAGCATCCTAAATAATAAGATAGAGAATTTTATGGATAATAAGTAA
- a CDS encoding type VI secretion system domain-containing protein has product MQDNFCNKFNEDFLENELYISLTDEMSKYKTLMHDSIKWDHVFSSSLKALSEFSLDAKLLNFLAISAINLNDKEAFKTLIKAFAFFLSILKKEPNLLAKNEKQLPAKKKIIAQTIELFTQANDKALDQADAKAFNDLVPELSQEFGTHFDTLYIEEKKEEILKAKEPKVITKTEPTYHQSVSFSGNDISTFNDREFREYFINLSLILLRSDIKNFTAYTLIFEAMWGRIKALPSSSDQITQIRYPDENLIMLFKKSKELNLDNLEKFIRNLALNPFWIEGIKIFCEFLNSAGLARQSDLVCDMVLNFIDKFPDIKKLKFQSGEAFFSEDISKFFIKSNSLEFTPSSDSKKDMSFEDLIKELDKSKHASSAQSELNFMLELSKIFTAQGMNNNAKATYAQIVNFIENTELKDYLSDVYIKAKTFV; this is encoded by the coding sequence GTGCAAGATAATTTTTGTAATAAATTTAATGAAGATTTTTTAGAGAATGAGCTTTATATTAGTTTAACTGATGAAATGTCAAAGTATAAAACTTTGATGCATGATAGCATAAAGTGGGATCACGTATTTAGCTCATCTTTAAAAGCCTTAAGTGAGTTTAGTCTTGATGCCAAGCTTTTAAATTTTTTAGCGATTTCTGCTATAAATTTAAACGATAAAGAGGCTTTTAAGACGCTTATAAAAGCTTTTGCCTTTTTTCTATCTATTTTAAAAAAAGAGCCAAATTTACTTGCAAAAAATGAAAAACAACTACCTGCTAAAAAAAAGATAATAGCTCAAACAATAGAGCTTTTTACGCAAGCTAATGATAAAGCTTTGGATCAAGCTGACGCAAAAGCGTTTAATGACCTTGTGCCTGAGCTTTCGCAAGAGTTTGGCACACATTTTGATACGCTTTATATAGAAGAAAAAAAAGAAGAAATTTTAAAAGCTAAAGAGCCAAAAGTAATTACTAAAACTGAGCCAACTTACCATCAAAGCGTTTCATTTAGCGGCAATGACATTAGCACATTTAATGATAGAGAATTTAGAGAATATTTTATAAATTTATCACTAATACTTTTAAGGAGTGATATTAAAAATTTTACCGCTTATACTTTAATTTTTGAAGCAATGTGGGGCAGAATAAAGGCACTTCCATCAAGTAGCGATCAAATAACTCAGATACGTTATCCTGATGAAAATCTAATTATGCTTTTTAAAAAAAGTAAGGAACTAAATCTTGATAATTTAGAAAAATTTATAAGAAATTTAGCGCTTAATCCATTTTGGATAGAAGGCATTAAGATATTTTGCGAGTTTTTAAATAGTGCTGGACTTGCAAGGCAAAGTGATCTTGTTTGTGATATGGTTTTAAATTTTATTGATAAATTTCCAGATATAAAAAAGCTCAAATTTCAAAGCGGAGAAGCTTTCTTTAGTGAAGATATAAGTAAATTTTTTATTAAAAGTAACTCTTTGGAATTTACTCCTAGTAGTGATAGTAAAAAAGATATGAGTTTTGAAGATCTAATAAAAGAACTAGACAAAAGCAAGCATGCTTCAAGTGCTCAAAGTGAGCTTAATTTTATGCTTGAATTATCAAAAATTTTTACTGCTCAAGGCATGAATAATAATGCAAAAGCTACCTATGCACAAATAGTTAATTTCATAGAAAATACCGAGCTTAAAGATTATTTATCAGACGTATATATAAAGGCAAAAACATTTGTGTGA
- the tssB gene encoding type VI secretion system contractile sheath small subunit, translating to MADNLIPPKERINIVYKTKTNDQEADVELPLKLMVVANLTGENQTPLEDREVISINKINFDQVMKSLDIHTNFSVKNKLNSNNEDLNIDLDFESIHDFNPDNIINQIPELKKLLQLRKALVALKGPMGNIPDFRKAVLEAIKDEDSRKQLLLEIKDEQDKE from the coding sequence ATGGCAGATAATCTAATCCCACCAAAAGAACGCATAAATATAGTTTATAAAACTAAGACAAATGACCAAGAGGCCGATGTAGAGCTTCCATTAAAACTTATGGTAGTTGCAAATTTAACTGGCGAAAACCAAACTCCACTTGAAGATCGCGAAGTGATTTCTATCAATAAAATAAATTTTGATCAGGTTATGAAAAGCTTAGATATTCATACAAATTTCTCTGTAAAAAATAAGCTAAATTCTAACAATGAAGATTTAAATATTGACCTTGATTTTGAAAGCATCCATGATTTTAATCCAGATAATATTATAAATCAAATTCCTGAGCTAAAAAAACTTTTACAGCTTAGAAAAGCTTTAGTTGCATTAAAAGGTCCTATGGGCAATATACCTGATTTTAGAAAAGCGGTTTTAGAAGCTATAAAAGATGAAGATAGTAGAAAACAACTTCTTTTAGAGATTAAAGACGAACAAGATAAGGAATAA
- the tssC gene encoding type VI secretion system contractile sheath large subunit: protein MSETKVKTPIIESIMQRSKYSKDDESYSVVKQGVAEFISNIITTNNAEDKINKLALDEMIAHIDTLLSAQMDEILHNKSFQELESTWRGIRFLVERTNFNENVKIDLLDATKEEILDDFENNLDITQSTLYKQIYSAEYGQFGGEPVGAIVADYELDKSNQDMTFLNKMSSIAAMSHSPLLTSLSAKFFGLDNFGELENIKDLKSMLEGPQYTRWRTFRENEDAKYTGCMVNRFLTRSPYVPEDNPIKSFNYRETVNNHDDMLWGNGAYAFATRLTDSFADYRWCGNIIGPKGGGAVKDLPTYTYENYGSVQTKIPTEVLITDRREFELSENGFIALTLRRDSNNAAFFSANSALKPKIFPNTPEGKAAETNFRLGTQLPYVFLISRLAHYLKVLQREEIGTWKERSDVERGLNEWLRQYISDQENPPADVRSRRPFRSAKVIVSDIAGEPGWYKIELLARPHFKFMGANFELSLVGKLDKE from the coding sequence ATGTCTGAAACTAAAGTTAAAACTCCTATCATTGAAAGCATAATGCAAAGGAGTAAATATTCAAAAGATGACGAGAGTTATAGCGTTGTAAAGCAAGGAGTTGCTGAGTTTATTTCAAATATAATAACAACAAATAATGCTGAAGATAAAATAAATAAGCTTGCACTTGATGAGATGATAGCCCACATTGATACCCTTTTATCTGCTCAAATGGATGAAATTTTACACAATAAATCTTTTCAAGAGCTAGAATCAACTTGGCGTGGAATTAGGTTTTTGGTTGAGAGAACAAATTTTAATGAAAATGTAAAAATTGATCTTTTAGACGCCACAAAAGAAGAAATTTTAGATGATTTTGAAAATAATCTAGATATAACTCAAAGTACACTTTATAAACAAATTTATTCAGCTGAATATGGACAGTTTGGTGGAGAGCCAGTTGGTGCGATAGTGGCTGATTATGAGCTAGATAAATCAAATCAAGATATGACTTTTTTAAATAAAATGTCATCAATTGCTGCAATGAGCCATTCACCGCTTCTTACATCTCTTTCTGCTAAATTTTTCGGACTTGATAATTTTGGTGAGCTTGAAAATATAAAAGATCTAAAAAGCATGCTAGAAGGCCCACAATATACAAGATGGAGAACTTTTAGGGAAAATGAAGATGCAAAATATACAGGTTGTATGGTAAATAGATTTCTTACAAGATCTCCTTATGTGCCAGAAGATAACCCTATAAAGAGCTTTAATTATAGAGAAACTGTAAATAATCACGATGATATGCTTTGGGGCAATGGAGCTTATGCGTTTGCTACAAGGCTTACAGATAGTTTTGCTGATTATAGATGGTGTGGTAATATCATTGGGCCAAAAGGTGGCGGTGCTGTAAAGGATCTTCCAACTTATACTTATGAAAATTATGGAAGCGTCCAAACAAAAATTCCAACCGAAGTTTTGATCACAGATAGAAGAGAATTTGAACTTTCAGAAAATGGATTTATCGCTCTTACTTTAAGAAGAGATAGTAATAACGCTGCATTTTTCTCAGCAAACTCTGCATTAAAGCCTAAAATTTTCCCAAATACTCCAGAAGGTAAAGCTGCTGAGACAAATTTCAGACTAGGAACTCAACTACCTTATGTATTCTTAATCTCTCGTTTGGCTCATTATCTAAAAGTGCTTCAAAGAGAAGAGATAGGTACATGGAAAGAGCGTAGCGATGTTGAACGCGGCTTAAATGAATGGCTAAGACAATACATCTCAGATCAGGAAAACCCACCAGCAGATGTTAGAAGCAGAAGACCATTTAGAAGTGCAAAAGTAATCGTCAGTGATATAGCTGGTGAGCCTGGATGGTATAAAATAGAGCTTTTGGCTAGACCTCACTTTAAATTTATGGGAGCAAATTTCGAGCTTTCTTTGGTCGGAAAACTAGACAAAGAGTAA
- the tssF gene encoding type VI secretion system baseplate subunit TssF, which translates to MDYNENNLAYFQKEMAYLDETRALFIKNFSKVAPFLDTKSKDPDVESIIENMAILTSRIRQELDENIPLIAESLVNILMPSYTNPFPSVCMQEFTLRDDFSGVREFIPKGSIVESKKINGITCKFQTIFDINLLPLKITKAFMSNNKSDYLLNLNISVTKDELSTKELDIDFLNLYLGDNVYFSSTLLMWLKNYLKFITISFEDSDQEIKLSPDKLSLDEFDERLIKSDEFGFEAFELLKELSFFPSKLNFVRLNGLSFLKNFSTKSFNVKFIFSKDMPSGYVPRLEYFSLFVTPAINLFAMSAEPILNNNRRSEYRIFLDRSNIDAYEIVSINKVVAHSSNNEKRILKNYKSFERFEFLNDERAKDYYFVSNKTDIKLNSYKEISFFKSDTKDQTISIDTLCCNGDLPCKLRLGEIDRVLSHQGVTTKNLTIPTSVKRVKIDGNLLWKLVSILSFSYQSILEKGSFLALLNTFSTPDDEFFKKFANSLYDIKTKQIYRVDQGFAKRGLLCIFYIDESEFESIGNVYTLGINLAKFLSKFASINSFCELKIKCIKSKILLNYDFLGGTKKLI; encoded by the coding sequence ATGGATTATAATGAAAATAATCTAGCTTATTTTCAAAAAGAGATGGCATATCTTGATGAAACAAGAGCCCTTTTTATTAAAAATTTTTCAAAAGTAGCACCCTTTTTAGATACTAAAAGCAAAGATCCTGATGTTGAGAGCATAATAGAAAATATGGCTATTTTAACATCTAGGATCAGGCAAGAACTAGATGAAAATATCCCGCTAATCGCTGAGTCTTTAGTAAATATTTTAATGCCAAGCTATACAAATCCTTTTCCATCAGTTTGTATGCAAGAATTTACCTTAAGAGATGACTTCTCGGGGGTGAGAGAATTTATACCAAAAGGAAGTATAGTTGAGTCAAAGAAGATCAATGGCATAACGTGCAAATTCCAAACGATCTTTGACATAAATTTGCTTCCATTAAAGATAACAAAAGCTTTTATGTCAAACAATAAGAGTGATTATCTTCTAAATTTAAATATAAGCGTTACAAAGGACGAGCTTAGCACTAAAGAACTTGATATAGACTTTTTAAATTTATATCTTGGAGATAATGTTTACTTCTCTTCTACGCTCTTAATGTGGCTAAAAAATTACTTGAAATTTATTACAATAAGTTTTGAAGATAGCGATCAAGAGATAAAGTTAAGCCCTGATAAACTTAGTTTAGATGAGTTTGACGAGCGTTTGATAAAGAGTGATGAGTTTGGATTTGAAGCATTTGAGCTTTTAAAAGAGCTATCATTTTTTCCTTCAAAGTTAAATTTTGTACGATTAAACGGTCTTAGTTTTCTTAAAAATTTTTCTACAAAAAGCTTTAATGTTAAATTCATATTTTCAAAAGATATGCCAAGTGGATATGTGCCAAGGCTAGAATATTTTTCTCTTTTTGTTACGCCTGCAATAAATTTATTTGCAATGAGTGCCGAGCCTATTTTGAATAACAATAGACGAAGCGAATATAGAATTTTTCTAGATCGCTCAAATATCGATGCTTACGAAATCGTTTCAATCAATAAGGTGGTCGCTCATAGTAGTAATAATGAAAAAAGGATATTAAAAAACTATAAAAGTTTTGAGAGATTTGAATTTTTAAATGATGAGCGAGCAAAAGATTATTATTTTGTCAGCAATAAAACAGATATAAAACTAAACTCTTATAAAGAAATTTCCTTTTTTAAAAGCGACACTAAAGATCAAACCATTAGCATAGATACACTTTGTTGCAATGGTGATTTGCCTTGTAAATTAAGACTTGGCGAGATAGATAGAGTTTTGTCCCATCAAGGCGTAACAACTAAAAATTTAACCATTCCAACTAGTGTAAAGCGAGTAAAAATAGATGGAAATCTTCTTTGGAAACTGGTTAGTATCTTATCTTTTAGCTATCAAAGTATACTAGAGAAGGGCTCTTTTTTAGCACTTCTTAATACCTTTAGCACACCAGATGATGAGTTTTTTAAAAAATTTGCAAACTCGCTTTATGATATAAAAACTAAGCAAATTTATAGAGTTGACCAAGGCTTTGCAAAAAGAGGGTTACTATGCATATTCTATATAGATGAAAGCGAATTTGAGAGTATTGGAAATGTATATACTTTAGGTATAAATTTGGCTAAATTTTTATCAAAATTTGCCTCAATCAATTCATTTTGCGAGCTTAAAATAAAGTGTATAAAGAGTAAAATTTTGCTTAATTATGACTTTTTAGGTGGTACAAAAAAATTAATATGA
- a CDS encoding type VI secretion system baseplate subunit TssG has protein sequence MNKELNQASFFKLVKNCLKHHDRRDIFLKNSPSFAYPINELESLNKEDAVKIVVNFMGLLGSGSHLTSYILEKISKSSDNNFEKFFDFFDNYLLWLFFDSISLKKLCKIL, from the coding sequence ATGAACAAAGAACTAAATCAAGCTTCTTTTTTTAAGTTAGTAAAAAACTGCCTAAAGCACCACGATAGAAGAGATATTTTTTTAAAAAATAGCCCAAGTTTTGCTTATCCGATTAATGAGCTTGAGAGCTTAAATAAAGAGGATGCAGTAAAAATCGTCGTAAATTTTATGGGTCTTTTGGGAAGTGGTTCGCATCTTACAAGCTATATTTTAGAAAAGATTTCAAAGAGTAGCGATAATAATTTCGAGAAATTTTTTGACTTTTTTGACAATTACTTGCTTTGGCTTTTCTTTGATAGCATTAGTCTAAAAAAATTATGCAAGATCCTTTGA
- a CDS encoding type VI secretion system baseplate subunit TssG — protein sequence MLENLPNQIFISPSNLNSLGIKNRTLGRNFILGKKLFEKQTKIAVYINGIDYEEAIDFFPKRRKFKELQDTLIFFTNNEFVADLYIKINYSPKMQLKLGMDEGYSKIGLGARLKSNKNMSNFIKFRLCS from the coding sequence TTGCTAGAAAATCTACCAAATCAAATTTTTATATCTCCTTCAAATTTAAATTCACTTGGTATTAAAAATAGGACTTTGGGCAGAAATTTTATACTTGGCAAAAAGCTTTTTGAGAAACAAACTAAGATAGCAGTTTATATAAATGGTATAGATTATGAAGAAGCTATTGATTTTTTCCCAAAAAGAAGAAAATTTAAAGAGCTTCAAGATACTCTTATCTTTTTTACAAACAATGAATTTGTCGCCGATTTATACATAAAAATAAACTATTCTCCAAAGATGCAATTAAAGCTTGGGATGGATGAAGGTTATAGTAAAATAGGCCTTGGTGCAAGGCTTAAAAGTAATAAAAATATGTCAAATTTTATAAAATTTAGGCTTTGCTCTTAA
- the tssM gene encoding type VI secretion system membrane subunit TssM — MAFIDYLRRFFVFFRFKHSTILVASIALSILFWLYAPLIAFNDVYSFASISSRVTILIAFWAVILFFVLIKPLMHYLASQKDEKNNKLKEIKKESMDSFGKAKRNFMLSLKDAKTTWKKDINFKKLPLIMIMGNEGAGKSAFINYSNIEFPLSDSLDTYKKIHKSTTNFNLYISKFGALLDTEGIHFAQESLYQPTATEELPEDDVDKNRDYLLKKSIWSEFLHFLKRNDFNARLSGAVLIIDTKKFLEGTQEYFDELIRYMIKRVNDCEKHLNIKFPIYIVFSKLDLIDGMGDYFRLFNEDVANKALGINLDSNFSKQSLETELKSLSESLFKHLMSKNSISHLLEDKKRSYLFLKQLDNFFALVKDFVIKLSSQNTLKNSSTINGIYFVSAYQENIPINYLTNTICDRYNIKKPLLRAVNNYSKQSYFVKSFLKEIAFKANLNKFGAQNRFTKFVNFVLVAILCAGVYLGSSFILDTKNIKEQNAINNANKISSYLDGKKYKDLSPTQKIELLNLLKQSLNDYPRIFSGDTKFEYITLDTSYKGFTPVKALYYDLNADFFKNTVLTEMENILKNEIDPDKLIKAFYMYDSLFDKDYTNVDLFKIWISTNWDKFEKYGVAKDEFLAHIEAILKAENLNITADTVAQSIANTRLSPVQRAQRLYYILEFISFKDDKSFYDIKKDVENLYTVVQEKEAFKPFNKIYTKENLRDFLSKLSSNIDQTAGIESWLMETNSSLKDISSNDKKELSIAVIELYLQNYADKWSQILREIEPNEFSTKKEVIEELDILSKRENPLNSLIKLTNQNTNLNDENLLKYIYSLGFASSEIKRVFSDFSAKFTNYHALNSNDLLDIISNDVTSVYKKVSDYNFEMLQSNDDKIVYAINGIKNENDPFVVLNNDAKKLPDDLNEYYQKLSTLAWKQVENGASALLSTAYRDDVFDDFESLIKPFYPFNEQSPKAVSIEEFKRFFGKNGTWNSFYDRYLKQILSKTADGYKIRPKYAKELRFSRDFLKNIAYIDRISNLMLDSNDELKLNYNLKAVDLSANFSHINISYSNNSLTYDHTIASNLIVSSKNFDISTQFKFNAVSSTGSERKELSFDGEWGWYKILKASNFSSVGVSTLNFDGRRDSYFGFEVTPNGGELLELMDIIPTINLPKKMLY; from the coding sequence ATGGCATTTATCGATTACCTAAGAAGATTTTTTGTCTTTTTTAGATTTAAACACAGTACCATTTTGGTAGCTTCTATTGCATTAAGCATCTTATTTTGGCTTTACGCTCCACTTATAGCTTTTAACGATGTATATAGCTTTGCTAGTATAAGTTCAAGAGTCACTATATTAATTGCATTTTGGGCAGTTATTTTATTTTTTGTTTTAATCAAGCCATTAATGCACTATTTAGCATCTCAAAAAGATGAAAAAAATAATAAGCTAAAAGAGATAAAAAAAGAGTCTATGGATAGCTTTGGTAAGGCAAAAAGAAATTTTATGCTTTCTTTGAAAGATGCCAAAACAACATGGAAAAAAGATATAAATTTTAAAAAATTACCTTTAATAATGATAATGGGTAACGAAGGTGCTGGAAAGAGTGCGTTTATAAACTATTCAAATATCGAATTTCCACTATCTGATAGTTTAGATACTTATAAAAAAATACACAAAAGTACAACAAACTTTAATCTTTATATTTCAAAATTTGGCGCACTTTTAGATACTGAGGGTATACATTTTGCACAAGAGAGCTTGTACCAGCCAACAGCTACTGAAGAGCTTCCTGAAGATGATGTGGATAAAAATAGGGATTACTTGCTTAAAAAAAGTATCTGGAGTGAATTTTTACACTTTTTAAAACGAAATGATTTTAACGCTAGATTAAGTGGTGCGGTTTTAATAATAGATACTAAAAAATTCCTTGAAGGCACGCAAGAATATTTTGATGAATTAATTAGATATATGATAAAAAGGGTTAATGACTGTGAGAAACATCTAAATATTAAATTCCCTATTTATATTGTTTTTAGCAAACTTGACTTAATAGATGGCATGGGAGATTATTTTAGGCTTTTCAATGAAGATGTGGCAAATAAGGCTCTAGGAATAAACTTAGATTCAAATTTCTCAAAGCAATCACTAGAAACAGAGTTAAAAAGCTTAAGCGAGTCACTATTTAAACATCTCATGAGTAAGAACTCGATTTCACACCTATTGGAAGATAAGAAGCGTTCATATCTCTTTTTAAAACAACTTGATAATTTTTTTGCTTTAGTGAAAGATTTTGTAATAAAGCTAAGCTCTCAAAATACACTTAAAAATAGCTCAACCATAAATGGAATTTATTTCGTAAGTGCTTATCAAGAAAATATACCTATAAACTACCTTACAAATACTATTTGCGATAGATATAACATCAAAAAACCACTTTTAAGAGCAGTAAACAACTATAGCAAACAAAGCTATTTTGTAAAATCATTTTTAAAAGAGATAGCTTTTAAAGCTAACTTAAATAAATTTGGTGCTCAAAATAGATTTACAAAATTTGTAAATTTTGTTTTAGTAGCCATACTTTGTGCTGGAGTATATTTGGGTTCTAGTTTTATTTTAGATACTAAAAATATAAAAGAGCAAAATGCTATAAATAATGCAAATAAAATTTCTTCATACCTTGATGGTAAAAAATACAAGGATCTCTCTCCGACACAAAAGATTGAGCTTCTAAATTTACTAAAACAAAGTCTAAATGACTATCCAAGAATCTTTAGCGGCGATACTAAATTTGAGTATATAACACTAGATACTTCGTATAAAGGCTTCACTCCAGTTAAAGCGCTTTACTATGATTTGAATGCTGATTTTTTCAAAAATACAGTTTTAACTGAAATGGAAAATATACTAAAAAATGAAATTGATCCAGATAAGCTAATAAAAGCATTTTATATGTATGATTCGCTCTTTGACAAAGACTATACAAATGTGGATTTATTTAAAATTTGGATTAGCACAAACTGGGATAAATTTGAAAAATATGGCGTTGCAAAAGATGAATTCTTAGCTCATATTGAGGCTATTTTAAAGGCGGAAAATTTAAACATAACTGCAGATACAGTTGCTCAAAGTATAGCAAATACGAGGCTATCACCTGTTCAAAGAGCACAAAGGCTCTACTATATACTTGAGTTCATATCATTTAAAGATGATAAGTCTTTTTACGATATTAAAAAAGATGTTGAAAATTTATACACAGTAGTCCAAGAAAAAGAAGCATTTAAGCCATTTAATAAAATTTATACAAAAGAAAATTTAAGAGATTTCTTATCAAAGCTTAGCTCAAACATAGATCAAACAGCTGGAATAGAATCTTGGCTAATGGAGACAAATTCTTCTTTAAAAGATATTAGCTCAAATGATAAGAAAGAGTTGAGCATTGCTGTAATAGAGCTTTATTTGCAAAATTATGCTGATAAATGGAGTCAAATTTTAAGAGAAATAGAGCCAAATGAATTTAGCACAAAAAAAGAGGTCATAGAAGAGCTCGACATCTTGTCAAAGAGAGAAAATCCTTTAAATTCTTTAATAAAATTAACTAATCAAAATACAAATTTAAATGATGAGAATTTACTAAAATATATCTATTCTCTAGGATTTGCTTCAAGTGAGATAAAACGTGTTTTCAGTGATTTTAGTGCTAAATTTACTAACTATCATGCGTTAAATTCTAATGACTTGCTAGATATTATAAGCAATGACGTAACAAGTGTTTATAAAAAAGTTAGTGACTATAACTTCGAAATGCTTCAAAGTAACGATGATAAAATAGTTTATGCAATAAATGGCATAAAAAACGAAAACGATCCATTTGTTGTCTTAAATAATGATGCTAAGAAGCTTCCAGATGATTTAAATGAATATTATCAAAAGTTATCGACACTTGCGTGGAAACAAGTAGAAAATGGCGCTTCAGCGCTTTTATCAACAGCATATAGAGATGATGTTTTTGATGATTTTGAAAGTCTTATCAAGCCATTTTATCCATTTAACGAACAATCTCCAAAGGCTGTCAGTATAGAAGAATTTAAAAGATTCTTTGGCAAAAACGGAACTTGGAATAGCTTTTATGATAGATATCTAAAACAAATCTTAAGTAAAACCGCTGATGGTTATAAAATAAGACCAAAATACGCAAAAGAGCTAAGATTTAGTAGGGATTTTCTTAAAAATATTGCCTATATAGACAGAATTTCAAATTTAATGCTTGATTCAAATGATGAGCTAAAATTAAATTATAATTTAAAAGCCGTCGACTTATCGGCAAATTTTAGCCATATAAATATTAGTTATTCTAATAACTCTTTGACTTATGATCATACAATTGCCTCAAATTTGATAGTTTCAAGCAAAAATTTTGACATATCAACACAGTTTAAATTCAATGCAGTTTCAAGCACTGGAAGCGAGAGAAAAGAGTTAAGCTTTGATGGAGAGTGGGGCTGGTATAAGATATTAAAAGCTTCAAATTTTAGTAGCGTTGGCGTTAGTACACTTAATTTTGATGGTAGAAGAGATTCATATTTTGGCTTTGAAGTAACACCAAATGGAGGAGAGCTTTTAGAGCTTATGGATATCATACCAACGATAAATTTACCAAAGAAGATGCTTTATTAA
- a CDS encoding Hcp family type VI secretion system effector gives MSQPVYIKVKGSTQGLISSGASTEASIGNRYQSGHEDEIMAQEVSHIVTVPTDPQSGQPSGQRVHKPFSFTTSLNKAVPLLYNALTQGERLPEVEIYWYRTSTSGGAEHFFTTKLEDATITDITLVSPNAQDKLNSDKTELFKVSMNYRKIVWEHVAAGTSGSDDWREATKKA, from the coding sequence ATGTCACAACCAGTGTATATTAAAGTGAAAGGTTCTACACAAGGACTTATTTCAAGTGGTGCTTCAACAGAAGCTAGTATAGGTAATCGCTATCAGTCAGGTCACGAAGATGAGATTATGGCTCAAGAGGTTTCTCATATAGTAACAGTTCCAACTGATCCACAAAGTGGCCAACCATCAGGCCAAAGAGTCCATAAGCCATTTAGTTTTACTACATCACTAAATAAAGCTGTTCCACTTCTTTACAATGCTTTAACACAAGGTGAAAGACTTCCAGAGGTTGAGATCTATTGGTATAGAACATCAACTAGTGGTGGTGCGGAGCATTTCTTTACTACAAAACTAGAAGATGCAACTATAACAGATATTACTCTAGTAAGTCCAAATGCTCAAGACAAGCTAAACAGCGACAAAACAGAGCTTTTCAAAGTTTCAATGAACTATAGAAAGATAGTTTGGGAACACGTAGCTGCAGGCACAAGCGGAAGCGATGACTGGAGAGAAGCTACTAAAAAAGCTTAA